AGTTTGTGGTACAACAACGTAATAGTTATgaacccaagaaatgctggcttgatgtcgtaaAGATTGATCTGCGTGCCAGTGGTCTGATGGCTAGTGTAgccgaaaaagtaggaaagcggaccctggactCCGATGCTTAACAGCAGGGGACTAACCTCaggtgagagagagaaagcAATTAAAAATGCCTACTACTgccttttataaaaattttgagtGAATgagttacaatatatatatactttgcTCAGAGGTAACATTACTATTTCTGTGGATAGTGACAAAAAAGTATACAGACGTAATACAGATAATTAAGACAAATTTTTTCGAATCGTTTTTCTGTATTTGCTGAATTAATGGTAGTATTTCTTAAGCTTTCGCGCTTTGAATTCGAATTCATTGCATGTATGATTATATTGCTAGaacgtttatattttttatacctaatgTTTTGACGATCTAATAGTGCAATCGAACTTCATTAgccaaaattaataatttctgaCCGTCATTATCACAAACAACAATACGGGAAgctaatgaaattaaaaaaaaaacacttttctgaaaaaatgattaatataataatgtagatTATCGTAtttagcaaatttttaaatttttaaggtaagtatagtatattaattaaatacaaactgTAAAGCAATAGATATTGTGTATGATATGGATAATTAGATATATAATCAACATTGTTTACCTGTTAGTCAGTACTCAAGCAAACGAGGTGTAGCATCAAGCGTGACCATCAAATTCTGTTTGGTTTTCAGTATCATGGCTGACGATGAGGAATGGAAAAATCTAGAAGAGTTATTTTACCCCACACGGCGTCATCTGAATTCACTTAAAGAAAATGTAAGCTTTCAATTTGATATCTCTAAAGATAGTTTGCAAATCGGCAGTGAAAATACGATCTCTATTAAAGAAAAGTTGCTGTGGAAAGAAGAAAATAGAACTGTTGCTGATGACATGCGGACTAGAGTCAGCGTGCTGTGTTGGATTATGACTTTACCACAGAATCATATGACAAAAGCGATACACGTCAAAGAGACATGGGGCAAGAGATatgataaattgttatttatgagTACTAAATATGGTGAGTAATTTTGGACGAAGACAAATTTGGTAAATGACGTAGGtacataacaataacaacTATAGAAATAATCAAATCGACTATCGCGTATCACCTGGACTCATCAGCTACAGCATACtcctaacattttttttattattttgactaAAACAAGACTAAactggttaaaaataaataccttgcATTTAGCCAAGGACGtgccagaaaaaaaaaatataggtacaagaAAAGCGACGAGCATACATTAAAACTAGAACCCTACCACCACGAGAGTATTCATAATGTCGAGGTAATGTGATAAagaagtttataataattttatatactattatccTAATATAGATAATCGATTGCCAACGGTGAATTTGGGatcaaaagaaaacaaaagctTGATATGGGGCAAGACCCAAGAAGCTTTGATGTATATCtacaaaaactatttgaaCCAGGCAGAATGGTTTTTGAAGGCGGACGATGAGACGTAAGTAATTTCTATCGACAATTTCgcttattaatataaattccactaatattaaaaaggcGATGGgctaattttaatacaatttggtattgaggtaTCTGATATCTTGGATTACACCAATAAAGACAAATCACTCCGACTGAGTCAGCCCcaaagtttgagacttgtttTAGGGGTTACTaattactaactcaacgatactaaattttgcaacaaatatatttaaacagtCAAGATccaagtcaatctgaaaaatataatattccacATTGACCTGATCTTATTGTACTGATTAAAGCTAAGTAATTTAGTTAGCCAATGATACTAAAGTCTTTGATTGCTCCGATCCTTACTGTCTATGGAATAAATAATCGTAATGATAAAAGCTTGAATTAATTTGGCCGAATTGGCATGGCCTCGATAGGGTGTGAGTTCAACTCCCGCTCCATTCCTGATTGaatgagtttttttatctcgttattattttcaaaattagttaaaaagcatatgtggcccatataataaaaatatttcaaaagctttaattatgtcaaaatatcACAGATATTcctgataaatattttcccaACTGTTTCAGATACGTCATCGTAGAAAATCTAAAATACATGTTGAATGATTACAATACCAACGACCCAATATACTTTGGATTCAGAATAAAATTGAACCCAGCAAAAGATGTAAGTCACGAAATCGATCTATTAATTTGTCAATTAGGTTTTCTCACTGTGACATCTTTACGATGATTTTGAATACAGAAACttgaaacacaataaatagttTCACAGATTATCATCTCAGCCTGAGCTTTTATAAATTCTGTGACTTGAAATTCTTGAGTGAGAAATTATTCTATACTAAAGTGTTAACGATTTATTGCCTgcaattacatcaaaatcaaatcatttattcagaaattaggccttcacagtcaatttttcacatcatattctaaattatatgattACGATTATAAGTCGAATCATCGTAGATTATACTAACTACATAATTGTATAGGTTTGTGTAGTTAGCGgcatttaggtatataattatagatagATGCCGCTGTTTAGTTTTGTATCATTTGATTTACTTATGGAAACGGCTTAATTAAATGTGTTATTTCTGAACAGGAATTCTTCAATGGTCGAGCTAGTTACGTACTGAGTAGGGAGGCACTCACCCTCTTAGTATCTACGGGGTTAATACCTCGATTATGCAGTACATCACCATTAGGATACACGGAAATCAAGGATTTGAGTAAGTTTTaacatgttaataaaaaaaaatcgcataaTAAATGCGCAAAGTTTTTgagatttatcttttttagaTTGATCCCGATAGTGTTTAGAAATAGCAAGTTTACACCTTTTAACAAGTAGAACAATTATTAACTATCACTTACTTATTCAGTGTCagtttaaatatagtataggtTGAGTTCGGATATTTGGTATATTCCAATCTTAACAGCTTGAACAGCTCATTAAGTCCAGCCAGGCTACTCACTTGTGCCTTGATACAATCGTACATGTCTTGAATCAGGGTAATATACGTTGCTGTGCCCTCACAAATTGCTATACTAGGTTATGATATCCGATCACAGGCGTAGGATGATTGAAGTAGTCGTATAGTACTAGAGAACTAAATTAGCTAACTTGTGTGCAGATTTTCTCGTGatttcactggaagcaagtagTGGTCTACGAAAAGATTAATATCAAAACTAAAGTGGTTATGAGTAGGATTTAAACTGCTGGATCACCAGCGCttctgtaataattttttaataaagtaatctTTCAGCCAATTGTCTAGAAAAACTTGGAGTAATACTTATGGACACGAGGGACAAGTACAAGACGGGTCGATTCTTTCCATTTCTTCCAAATCAACATATTAATgcagaaacaaataaaaacgtttGGTTTTggatatacaattattatccGTTCTCAGCGGTAAGTGAAGctatatttgtattacaaaatatatcttattgtTATAAGTTATTGTTTAAAAGTCCCAATGCAAGTTCGTACATGTACTTCTTTTCTAGCTGTTGTTCCACTGATTGACTGACGCTGAAGTCCCACTGTTGGGTAAAATCCTTCCCCAATTTCCTCAACGAATTACTTGTCTTTGATGTTCGTCTtggattttcatttatataaatagaaaaagtatacttatatttatacactataaaacaaagtctgctgccgcgtctgtctgtctgtctatatgttcgcgataaactcaaaaaggtATGCCGACGACCATGCGAAGtcgagacgaaaaagtaggaaagcgaaccctgggctctgATACTGAATAAGAAACCATACGCTCAGATTAAAGAgagattatattaaataaaattgattccaGGGCCGTGATTGCTGTTCGGAATTCGCCATTTCCTTTCATCAAATAGACAGTCATATGATGTACGCGATGGAGTACTTCACGTACCACCTCAGACCCTACGGCATCAGCTACGAATACTATCAAATGTACAATTGAATTACATAGACCTAATGCCAACACGTCAATTCTTCGATAATTACAAATtcgtttaaatttgaaatactaTACCTGTGATAAATCtgttaacattttgaaatgtttcataaaaagATCAATGTAAAAAAGTTTGACGATACGctgaagttttaaataaagttcttGGTAATTTCTACATCATAATTTCACACATTTCACAGATTTCAGCCACAAATTCCCCACCCTCGATGAGTCAaagacatttattaaaaagaaataaaaaataaaataaatatatatttttaacacggCTATAAGCCTTCGATTTCGCAAATCTTGGCTCTGTTTACCCCGTAAAAGATAATTGACATGGTAATGTATTTATGCAACGAATTTGAAAGAAGCTAAAACTTCCACACTTGATCACTGTTCAAAATGCATGGAACTTATATATACCAACGTATCGAGAGCAGTATAATGCCATAGTTTATTTAGATTGGTGCCACGCCGAAGCTGatgcataaaattatacaaccCTGCATGCCAATTACTTATTGGAAATAGGTATATGCAGGGTCAAAATGGACTGTACCTTTTACAAATtctcacaaatattataaaagcgaaagtttgtgtgtgttactttttcacgctcaaacggttgggccaatttgtatgaaattttgtattgagGTAGCTGGATCTTATATCTTGGATTAACACAGAGGGTACTCTTCATCTCGAAAGTCcgcgattcccgtaggattCGTTCtaaaagtctgatagtcaatggGGTTATGGTATGGGGGTATGggtaatacttatataaagtagatggcgttactgtacataagtattttttgaaatactaATTAAAGCAAACGATAAATAACGAGCAACGGCGACGCGAGGTGCAGCGCTGtagtcttaaataaatatttgccatttattttcaggatataCTCCACccgtgtttaaaatattatcaaactttttcttttaactaaTTGTAACTGACATTTACTATCTTCTAATTCGTAAGAATCGAGAGTATTGGACGCATAAATCcgaattattaacaaaaaaaaattgaacagtCTACACAGTTCGCATAaacagatattaaaataaaaataaaaagtccgATCGCGTTCAATTGGACTGTAAAAATTTACGTTCAACCTCGCACGAGGCGAGGAAATGCTGGTCCCTATTCAGATATTTTCGCACGTACTAGATGAAAATGGCGGCTAGGTGACAGgtgagtattttttaaattttagaatgATTTTAGGTAGGGCTAGGTAACCTTCGGAGACAGAAAATATTACCGTAACACAATATTACGGAAAACGAACAGTGCGTGTATAGCACGTAAAAGGAATGGttgattttcaatataaattttgtcgaTGGCGATAAGATAAGAACGTAACCCTATTGCTCAGTCGTGTCTTGACATCCAATAACAGACGATGAAAGAAATTTTATGTACGTACGTCAACTCACATTACCGTCAAAACCTagagaaaacaacggagctgcGCGACGAAATGTAGCAACAACGGGGCCTAGCCGTAACGctcacataatataatatcgcCTCAGAGTAATTCATTTTTCTGAACATACCTATTTGgtcttttgaaaatataatgtgaTGGACAAGTTATTTTGCaccatttcatatatttattgtgttactTTATTGACGTAATAACAAATGACGATGAAGACAAACCGGATAGCAGGCCGGCTAAAATGTTTCAAATCACATGAGTTTTCAAAAGCACTGGTTTAGAGACTTTAAGGTTACTGATAACAATGTTGTGACATGTGCGAATGATGAGAAAATGTCAAGTACAGGTATGGGTGACATTTTGGTGAGTTTAAAAGGAGTTTTGTTACCTATAAGAGATTGCTCATATGTACCTGATTTGCGAGTTAATCTGTTGTCTATTAGTAAATTGGTACAGAAGGGTTGAAGAAGAAGCTGAAGAAGAAGTTAATCAGGTACATCTTATAACGCTGGCGCATTTCCACATTTTTCAAGATTGAAATCACTGCAGACATTTTCCTATACAGTTATACAATAAAAGCCTGTCTAAAAGATGATGATCTAAAAGAAGAGAGTTACAATCACactaaataaactcaaaaaactaTATGCGACACAACTTTGTATCAAAGCAAAGGCCTacatagcttttatttttaattcgccTTTCACGAGCGTCATTTACCTTCCCCAAGTCCAAAACTTCAAAATCCCGCCACATTTCACAACTTACAAGACCAATCACTCAAATCTTGATAACCCTTATTTTAATAGACATAGAAttgaaatttcgaaaaaagaaTTACAGATATGGCcgcaaaattttgttttttcactACGCATGCGCGCCATCGGCGGCCATTTTCAGGAgttaacacaaataaaacctGCGTATGGAGTCGACAGCTCACACACATGCAAAGTGTATCAAATCGTTCGGGATGCTGatgtgtgcgtgtgtgtgtgctGTGTAGATGCTGTGTAAAGCCTGTTTCATACTGAACATTATGTTGAGTTTGGTTCATTTGATCGTTAGAAATTTTGAAGGAGGATCTGTGAGGAAATGCTACTTCAACTTGGtgaattaacaatatttttgtgaaaggTTTATGGTATCGAAAATGgttatacattaataatatggATTTCAATGAGTAGCATAAAGGGCTGCTGTGGCTgtgagtaattttttttgttatcatgTTTTAAggcaaaataaatgaatttgaataatgaaCATCTGATATGCTTGGCGTATTTTTTGCCCTCTGTTGATCCTTTCTtctgttatattatttcagcAATTATGTACGATACGGGATTTTTGTTATCTACATTAAATCATTATGTAACTTATGTTAAATTCAAAGCATTTATGGAACGAGTAATATTGCAATGAAGTCAATCATCGcaagttctttaaaaaatcctttaaCATCAAACGTACCACTCCATAAATCCAGAAAGGTTTATTATGTTCACCAATTTACCGCTAATTTGCATTTGTTTGGCCagcattaattaaaatacaaaaaaggacgttccaaaattaaatcgcccacaaaatttcattgtaaCGCGCAATGTCGCCGTAAATTGGCGAGCACAGGGGCGCGAGGCGTGCAAACATTCAGTTGTTCTGGACGCGGCCCAAGGCTGACCTGACCTGGGTTGAGAGCAAGCACAGATTTAGTCAGTCTCCCTCCGGCATCGCGGGAGGTTGTACGCGCGCGACGCACCCCTATCGCCGTCCCGTTCCAACCAGCCGAAAGTAGGGTACGTGCGAAAGAGAATCGAAAAAACGCGTTGAAAACTTGGTATTAATTAAAGGTGCCGTGGATTGCGGGGTTAAAGCATTTTGCAGTGGTGGCTAATTGATGTGGCGGGTCGGAGGCTGCGTTTCGTGGTAGGTCTCCCGATATTGCGGGTCTGTCAGCTGTTGTGTctgtcaaaattattgaataagcGCTGTCATCGGGTACTTTGATGTTAGctgtgttttgttttcattctATTAGGGAcgaattaaatgaattattcTATTTGGGGATAATTATAAGATGGGGGATTAATAAGataattcaaaaaaatcaACTGTGTTGTTGTATGTTTTCTATCTAATGTGCAGTTTCTTGAAATATGCTGTgccgtgtggttccgccctaaaactAGACCAGTCAATCTTGACAAATAGCCTTGACAGGCAACATTAGCATTCCTAAGGGAGGTTGATGTCAGGACgcttgtaaaatcacagccgtatcttcaaaattttgaggttatgtttTACGCTGACTTCGCGGCGTCATAGCGCCGAACGCCATTGGGGGAACATCGGAGATGAGAGATcaaaaacacaattaaattttaatcacgTGTCAgtcaattgttttgttaacgTTTTCTAGTTTATtgtgaaaacaaatttttttttgtatcatcataaacctaaaaaaaaatattccttctACCCATcggtagaaggtattttttttttttagatttgagGGTAGGTACTCActgcttttgtttttaaactgtCATGTGTTATGGTCAATATGGTAATGACTGCATATTGTTACCTTCAATTTCCATACGCATGTAAAAATGGAAAgtgaatataaaaacacaattgtGACAAACAAAATGAGACCTCGTAAAACGCCTAGGACACCGCCTAGGTAAGCGACGGAATTCTTGTGACACAACTCAGTGAAACGCGAGTATGATGATAATTATAGCCCaatacatacgagtacatcTGTCACGGTCGCATCGCGAAGCGTCACGCTGCCCTTGTCACGTTTATCGTTTACCTAGGACGCGCTAGTGTATTTTGCTACAAATGCGAGCAAAAGCGATCAAAATCTTATATAACCTTTCTATCATTTCGTGTAATCTTTGATATCTGAGAGCTCAAGTTTAATAAGGTCCAAAACTTTGTCAGATTAAGAAGTTTCTAGTAATCGATTAATGCCGACTCGGATACATAATACGTGTCCTGAGCCGACCTAGGGGGATTACCAACTTAAGATGCCACGGTCCCAACTTGAGTGTAATCCACGCAAAATAACAACCTTGTGGATATAAGTGTTTACGTGATTATAATTGGATTTTGTCATGTAATTTTCGGATTTGTTTGGAAGGAGTTAGttatttctgtatatttttatcgtaaATTCGTAGAGGGTCTAATATTTCTCAATAACGGATACCTACGTCGAAATGCTAATAATGATCGCAACCGTACTTTTAGGGTTCGTAACCTGAAAACGTAAAAACTAAACCCCTATAGGATCATTTTGTTTCTGTTcacaacaaaaattttactatcacaaaatttgacatttcacCAGACGCCATATTTTTCATCTTAAGATgtttaataattcattatacATCTTAGGAtaggttgcaccgtcaactttgacgctAACTCGCATAGAACGCGATTTTGTCATAACGCCAACGGCACGCcggttatttatataccttatAGTAAcgttagtatttatatttcaaactcGTATAGGTACCACAACTAGAAACTatattcttttgaaataaattattctaaacttaaacttaaaaactaaacttagtactgctatatatatatatatatatatatatatatatatatatatatatatatatatatatatatatatatatatatatatatatatatatatatatgtatatatatatattgcgaTGTTATACATCGTCTTACACAGGCGTGATATTATCTGCCTAATGCATATTTTAACCAACCCCGGGCTTGTCCAATCCGCTTCCGATAAGATGCCAACTGCGTTTTAACTTCATTTTGTGGGctgtaaattgttttgtagTTTTGCCCTGATTTGAATGGACTAAAGTTGAGGAAGTAGTAAATTAAGTTATGCAACTTGATTGATTTAACTATCGTTCGTAGGGTTCATAAGGTTGATTTTAGGAGTTCGTTCCAAAGGGTAAAATGAAACCCTATTATTAAGACTCCACTGTCCATCCGACTGTCTTTCACCACACTGTATCTCATGGACCTCTATAGCCAgacaatttaaagttttagaTGATGTGTGTTGCcgttataaaatcaaatacgTTTACGGTTTACTAAATCCAAAAACCGTCTTCCTACAACTCCAATATTTTTAGACACCTATCCAACAACATcccagataaaaaaataaattcattcctACTTCACGAGCAGGTGAGGTACCTACCCtacaattgttttgtttttcaagattttatttgaacacTTTGTCGGCGTAATTATTGTGCGTATTCATACGTAATTACATCAttgtagtaataatattttttgagcaAGACCGCGATCCGCCGAAACTATAAGGGTTCTTTCTCTGTAGGACTACGGAATCCCAAAAAGTCTTCGTTGAAACTACAAGAACGAGCTCTTTCCCGGCTGTTTAGAACTCGTCCGAGGCTGTATTGAATTGCAGCACAACTTGGATTATAGGCATTTTAACCACGAGCTTCGATGCTAGACTTGTTATTTCGTTTAGTTGAAATCGGAGATTTAgagatttgacgacctcggtggcgcagtggtaaagttcttgccactaaaaccgagaggtccgggttcgatccccggtcgggtcatgatggaaaatgatctttttctgattggcccgggtcttggatgtttatctatatatgtatatgttataaaaatatagtatcgttacaTATGTGTTATATAAGACTGAAAAGATTACTATCAGATTACAAAGCTtgtgtaaatacaaaatacaaaatattttattcagtaaGTACAATTCTTTACACAATTACATTGTTGGGATCTACTTTTAAGCATAAAAATGCTTGTGCCAGCAGACCCCGCTCTTCCATATCACTAACAATATAGAAtgtacatttcaatattttttttttttttttttatatgcagcaggtaagtataatttcttatCATAACAGATTGGCAAACTATAtgaattacatattattattacgaactatttaaacatataaatctataattagttattatacacatacattacacatacatacacattacacatacatatactacatataccttacatatacataagacATGggcatatacatataggtgcACATCTActcatacatatacatacacacataaatatatagagataAGCATAAATTCCGgtgaaacaatatatatattaaagaatttgtatacaaaatgaTTCCAAGCATCTAGATCTATAGGTGTGGGTAATCTATGAACGTCTCTAGTTCGTCATAGTTTAATTCTTTCAGCCAGATCTTCAAGAGctttttacatttgtaaaGTGGTGTATTacgaatttcaatttttttgtctactttattatataagtaagcAGAGCGTTTACTGTATTGTAATCTTGCAAATTCAGTTCTAACCATGTGTGTGCGTACAGCAACTTTTCTCCTTCTTCCTGTGGCTGGGGGAGTTTTAGGTAGGgtcttgtgtttttttaataggagGTGTAGGACATATAACTTCCTAACTGACAATAGATCACAGATTTGGTATAGTGTTTCAGTTGAGAAGGtcctttttttaaagtacataaCCTTTAATAGTGAACGCTGCGATCTCTCGAGCTCCAAAAACCTAGTTTTCCGAGCTCCACCCCAGACTGGAATACAGTATGCAATTACAGATCGAAccaaagatatatatatattgttgagAAGGGTGCCTGGAACTATATGTCTTAGTGTCTTGAACAACCAGATGAATTTACGTATCCTACCAGAGAGCTTCTCAATTTGATGATACCACGATAGGTTCTGATCTATGATTACACctaagtattttgtatatttcacCTTGGCAATAGAAGGACAGTTACAGTTATGTTTCGAAGTTTCATCAcaagaatgtatttttataacgaagttattggggGGTTGGGTACTGTTATAAATACTATAACAGATGAAGTTGGTTTTCGAGGTATTTAAATCGAGAAGATTATGTTTGAGCCACGCATTTATTGTGGCTATTCCTCTTTCAGCATTTTTACGAGTGCCCTCCCAATTTCGACCGGTAAAGATTATAGCAGTGTCGTCTGcataagataatatttttgcattctTAAGTTTCATGCTACATAAATCATTGATGTAAATTAGAAATAGGGTTGGGCCCAGCACGCTGCCCTGAGGTACTCCGTAGCTTACGTTACATCCTTCACTAACACAGTTCTTAAGCTTTACCTTTTGAATCCGGTTcgataaataatctttaaatatatctaattgtTTACTTCTTATtcctattttttctaatttagcTAATAAAATGGGTATAGAGACTGTGTCGAACGCCTTTCTAAGATCAATGAATAAGGAGAGGCATTTAACACCTTTGTCTAAATTTTCAGTTATTGTCTCAGTAAGCGAAGTCACTGCATCTTCAGTGGATATTCCCTTTCTGAAACCAAATTGAGACTCCGAGAGTATGTTATGCACTTCAAGGTAATTTAGAAGTCTGGTATTTAGTAATTTCTCTATAATTTTTGCCAAAACTGAGATAACTGATATGGGTcgataattattaatatcatcTCCAATCCCACCCTTGTGTATTGGAGTAATGATAGACTGTTTTAGTAAAGAAGGAAATACACCTTTAGCGAAACATAAGTTAGTTAAATGAGTTATAATGGGTAT
This DNA window, taken from Plodia interpunctella isolate USDA-ARS_2022_Savannah chromosome 2, ilPloInte3.2, whole genome shotgun sequence, encodes the following:
- the LOC128677310 gene encoding glycoprotein-N-acetylgalactosamine 3-beta-galactosyltransferase 1-like isoform X1; the protein is MDIRVAMFTIGFISAYIDIIMADDEEWKNLEELFYPTRRHLNSLKENVSFQFDISKDSLQIGSENTISIKEKLLWKEENRTVADDMRTRVSVLCWIMTLPQNHMTKAIHVKETWGKRYDKLLFMSTKYDNRLPTVNLGSKENKSLIWGKTQEALMYIYKNYLNQAEWFLKADDETYVIVENLKYMLNDYNTNDPIYFGFRIKLNPAKDEFFNGRASYVLSREALTLLVSTGLIPRLCSTSPLGYTEIKDLTNCLEKLGVILMDTRDKYKTGRFFPFLPNQHINAETNKNVWFWIYNYYPFSAGRDCCSEFAISFHQIDSHMMYAMEYFTYHLRPYGISYEYYQMYN
- the LOC128677310 gene encoding glycoprotein-N-acetylgalactosamine 3-beta-galactosyltransferase 1-like isoform X2: MADDEEWKNLEELFYPTRRHLNSLKENVSFQFDISKDSLQIGSENTISIKEKLLWKEENRTVADDMRTRVSVLCWIMTLPQNHMTKAIHVKETWGKRYDKLLFMSTKYDNRLPTVNLGSKENKSLIWGKTQEALMYIYKNYLNQAEWFLKADDETYVIVENLKYMLNDYNTNDPIYFGFRIKLNPAKDEFFNGRASYVLSREALTLLVSTGLIPRLCSTSPLGYTEIKDLTNCLEKLGVILMDTRDKYKTGRFFPFLPNQHINAETNKNVWFWIYNYYPFSAGRDCCSEFAISFHQIDSHMMYAMEYFTYHLRPYGISYEYYQMYN